A region from the Methanobacterium bryantii genome encodes:
- the mvhA gene encoding F420-non-reducing hydrogenase subunit MvhA: MVKLTLEPVTRIEGHAKITVQLDDAGNVQDTKLHVMEFRGFEKFLQGRQIEEVPRIVPRICGICDVQHHLAAAKAVDGIFGFTQDDVLPAAYKMRELMNWGSYMHSHALHFYFLAAPDFIAGKDRKTRNVFQIIKDAPELALQAIELRKNALSIVKATGGRPIHPTSNLPGGISTELDDETQKDLLAKAQRNVELADATIQTAIPIFEENLDLVKELGYVKTYHTGLVNDGVWDVYHGDVRVKDAEGNPYAEFAPENYLDYIAEKTKPYSYLKFPYLKDLGYPEGIYRVAPLSRLNVVDKMPDVAPKAQDYLNEFRKTFGYAQEPLLFHWARLIELLACAELAADTLDQDLSGQKWQDSLEKTAGEGVGIVEAPRGTLTHHYAADENGLVTKANIVVATIQNNPSMEMGIQKVAKDYIKPGVEVDDSIFNLMEMVIRAYDPCLSCATHEIDSQMKLSTLEVYDSEGHLINKL, encoded by the coding sequence ATGGTTAAATTAACACTTGAACCTGTAACAAGAATTGAAGGTCACGCTAAAATTACCGTACAACTCGACGATGCAGGAAACGTTCAAGATACCAAACTCCACGTTATGGAATTCCGTGGATTTGAAAAATTCTTACAAGGAAGACAAATTGAAGAAGTACCAAGGATAGTACCAAGGATCTGTGGTATATGTGATGTACAGCACCACCTTGCAGCTGCTAAAGCTGTCGACGGTATCTTTGGTTTCACTCAGGATGATGTTCTCCCAGCAGCATACAAAATGAGGGAACTCATGAACTGGGGTTCATACATGCACTCCCACGCACTTCACTTCTACTTCCTCGCAGCTCCTGACTTTATAGCAGGAAAAGACAGGAAAACAAGAAACGTTTTCCAGATCATTAAAGACGCACCTGAATTAGCTTTACAGGCTATAGAACTCAGGAAAAACGCTCTTTCAATAGTAAAAGCTACTGGTGGAAGGCCAATTCACCCAACATCAAACTTACCTGGTGGAATTTCCACAGAACTTGATGATGAAACTCAAAAAGACTTACTGGCAAAAGCTCAAAGAAATGTAGAATTAGCAGATGCTACAATCCAGACTGCAATTCCAATCTTTGAAGAAAACTTAGACCTTGTTAAAGAACTTGGTTACGTTAAAACTTACCACACAGGTCTTGTAAACGATGGTGTATGGGATGTTTACCACGGTGATGTAAGAGTTAAAGACGCAGAAGGTAACCCTTACGCAGAATTTGCTCCTGAAAATTACCTGGACTACATCGCAGAAAAAACAAAACCATACTCCTACCTGAAATTCCCATATCTTAAAGATTTAGGTTACCCAGAAGGTATCTACAGAGTTGCACCTCTCTCAAGGTTAAACGTTGTAGACAAAATGCCTGATGTTGCACCTAAAGCTCAAGATTACCTCAACGAATTCAGAAAAACATTCGGCTACGCTCAGGAACCACTTTTATTCCACTGGGCAAGACTCATAGAGTTACTCGCATGTGCTGAACTCGCTGCTGATACTTTAGACCAGGACTTATCCGGTCAGAAATGGCAGGACTCTCTTGAGAAAACAGCTGGTGAAGGTGTAGGAATTGTTGAAGCACCAAGGGGAACTTTAACTCACCACTATGCTGCAGATGAAAATGGACTTGTCACTAAAGCAAACATTGTAGTTGCAACTATCCAGAACAACCCATCCATGGAAATGGGTATTCAGAAAGTTGCTAAAGACTACATTAAACCTGGTGTAGAAGTAGATGACAGTATTTTCAACCTAATGGAGATGGTAATAAGAGCATACGACCCATGTCTATCCTGTGCAACCCACGAAATCGACAGTCAAATGAAACTTTCAACCCTTGAAGTATACGACAGTGAAGGACACTTAATAAAC
- the sufC gene encoding Fe-S cluster assembly ATPase SufC, which produces MLLEITDLAVEVNGKEILSDIDLYIKEGETHVLLGPNGSGKSTLFMSLLGFPKYDITRGEIIFKGEDITNLTTTERVRKGIGVSFQNPPAIRGVKLNDLLKIEHGESGEELSPEMKDLATKLKLDQRFLERDVNLGFSGGEVKRSEILQLLAQQPDFIMFDEPDSGVDIENVELLAEEINTLLDKDKKPGMRQKSGLLITHLGYILNFVSADTAHVLMDGKIACSGNPTEVLEDIRKEGFKGCVECCKLH; this is translated from the coding sequence CTGCTACTTGAAATAACTGATCTAGCTGTTGAAGTAAATGGAAAAGAAATACTAAGCGATATCGATCTTTATATTAAAGAAGGAGAAACCCATGTGCTCTTAGGACCAAATGGGTCTGGTAAAAGTACGTTGTTTATGAGCTTACTTGGATTTCCTAAGTATGACATAACACGAGGAGAAATTATCTTTAAAGGAGAAGATATAACCAATTTAACCACTACAGAACGTGTAAGAAAAGGTATAGGTGTAAGTTTTCAAAATCCACCCGCCATAAGAGGAGTTAAACTTAACGATCTCCTTAAAATTGAACACGGGGAAAGTGGTGAAGAATTAAGTCCTGAAATGAAGGATCTTGCCACCAAACTTAAACTTGACCAGAGATTCTTAGAAAGAGATGTTAATTTAGGATTTTCAGGAGGAGAAGTAAAACGGTCCGAAATCTTGCAGCTCCTTGCTCAACAACCAGATTTTATCATGTTTGATGAACCTGACTCTGGTGTGGACATTGAAAATGTAGAGCTTCTTGCTGAAGAAATAAATACTCTCTTAGATAAAGACAAAAAGCCAGGTATGAGGCAAAAATCAGGGCTTTTGATAACTCATTTAGGTTATATTCTCAATTTTGTAAGTGCTGATACTGCCCACGTACTTATGGATGGTAAAATAGCCTGTTCAGGGAATCCCACTGAAGTTTTAGAAGACATTAGAAAAGAAGGATTTAAAGGATGTGTTGAATGTTGCAAACTCCACTAG
- a CDS encoding DUF5320 domain-containing protein has protein sequence MCEDRCCGHDKDKKGRGMHHRGCHSGGMHRHFLTREEKAEMLEKYIEELEKEIKGVKQKIEELKA, from the coding sequence ATGTGTGAAGATAGGTGTTGTGGACACGATAAAGATAAAAAAGGTAGGGGCATGCATCATAGGGGATGTCACTCTGGGGGAATGCATAGACATTTCTTAACTAGGGAAGAAAAAGCTGAAATGCTGGAAAAATACATAGAAGAATTAGAAAAGGAGATTAAAGGCGTAAAACAAAAAATTGAGGAGCTTAAAGCTTAA
- a CDS encoding SufB/SufD family protein: protein MLQTPLERAQKAHEKKALYGEDIDLEKFIKEEAGEHERVERAVEIPKKVQDTLLKVGVDTTEKERSGTFIQMDQSGVYNASPSESVEIMGMNVALDKYGWLKDYMWKAVAPDADKYTAQTAIRESEEGSSGYFIRSLPGSKEVFPLQACMFIGDEKVMQTAHNIIIAEENSELHIITGCATGEDVSSALHVGVSEFYLKPGSKITFTMVHNWAEQVDVRPRTGIMCGDDSTYISNYILTSPVRSIQSYPTAYCSGKNSKVLFQSILGGQKDSILDMGSRVYLEGEGASTEMISRAVSKDNSQVYARGHLAGRMHDTKGHLECHGLVLSDDSMIYAVPELEGSARDLELSHEAAVGKIAEEEVLYLMSRGLTEEEAASMIVRGFLSMDITGLPQELADETKRMLDMSLQGM, encoded by the coding sequence ATGTTGCAAACTCCACTAGAACGTGCCCAAAAAGCCCATGAAAAGAAAGCTCTTTATGGAGAAGACATAGATCTTGAAAAATTTATAAAAGAAGAAGCAGGGGAACATGAACGCGTAGAAAGAGCTGTTGAAATTCCTAAAAAGGTTCAGGATACATTGCTGAAGGTAGGGGTAGACACCACTGAAAAAGAACGTTCAGGTACATTTATACAGATGGACCAGAGTGGAGTCTATAACGCATCTCCTTCTGAAAGTGTTGAAATAATGGGAATGAATGTAGCGCTGGATAAATATGGATGGCTTAAAGATTACATGTGGAAAGCTGTAGCTCCTGATGCAGATAAATATACTGCACAAACCGCAATAAGAGAATCAGAAGAAGGGAGCAGTGGTTATTTCATAAGATCTTTACCAGGTTCTAAAGAAGTATTCCCGTTACAGGCATGTATGTTCATCGGTGATGAAAAGGTAATGCAGACGGCCCACAACATAATCATTGCAGAAGAAAATTCTGAACTGCATATTATAACTGGCTGTGCCACTGGAGAAGACGTAAGCTCTGCACTTCACGTAGGAGTTTCAGAATTTTACCTTAAACCCGGATCTAAAATTACGTTTACAATGGTACACAACTGGGCAGAACAGGTAGATGTACGCCCAAGAACAGGAATCATGTGTGGAGACGATTCAACTTATATAAGCAATTATATCCTTACAAGCCCCGTTAGAAGTATTCAGTCTTATCCAACAGCTTACTGCAGCGGTAAAAATTCTAAAGTTTTATTCCAGTCAATTCTAGGAGGCCAGAAGGACTCTATATTAGATATGGGATCACGTGTTTATCTAGAAGGGGAAGGAGCAAGCACAGAAATGATTTCAAGGGCAGTTTCCAAGGATAACTCTCAAGTTTATGCCAGAGGACATCTAGCAGGTAGAATGCATGATACCAAAGGACACTTAGAATGTCATGGTCTTGTCCTATCTGATGATTCTATGATATATGCAGTTCCAGAACTGGAAGGTAGTGCCAGAGACTTAGAACTATCTCACGAAGCAGCAGTAGGTAAAATAGCGGAAGAAGAAGTGTTATACCTAATGTCCAGAGGACTTACAGAAGAAGAAGCTGCTTCTATGATTGTAAGAGGGTTCTTAAGCATGGACATTACAGGACTGCCTCAAGAACTTGCAGATGAAACCAAAAGAATGCTCGATATGAGTTTACAGGGCATGTAA
- a CDS encoding NADH-quinone oxidoreductase subunit B family protein gives MAEESQKVKILTTWLSGCSGCHLALADINEALIDVMELADFEHSPVLMDVKYDEIPEVNVALVEGGIRNEENHEMALKVREKADFVIAYGTCAVYGGIQGLGNLSTNEELLTEAYINCPSNINPEGILPSEEVPPFESRMRPLSDVIDVDLNLPGCPPRSDIVAQAVMSLLKGEPLELPTTNLCEVCPREKPPEGLAMEEIKRQFELGKPEEEVCLVTQGLVCMGPATVSLCGAECPSIAVPCRGCYGPTGNVVDQGAKMISAIGSDFGVESDKTIDPETVADQLDDVVGTFYTFTLPASLVPMRMRKQEGK, from the coding sequence ATGGCAGAAGAAAGTCAAAAAGTCAAAATATTAACAACATGGCTCTCAGGATGTTCCGGCTGTCACTTAGCGCTTGCAGATATAAACGAAGCACTTATAGACGTTATGGAACTCGCTGACTTTGAACACAGCCCTGTTTTAATGGATGTAAAATATGATGAAATTCCAGAAGTAAACGTTGCTCTCGTTGAAGGAGGAATCCGTAACGAAGAAAACCACGAAATGGCTCTAAAAGTAAGGGAAAAAGCTGATTTTGTTATAGCATACGGTACATGTGCAGTATATGGTGGTATTCAGGGACTTGGAAACTTAAGTACTAACGAAGAACTTTTAACTGAGGCTTACATTAACTGCCCAAGTAATATAAACCCTGAAGGTATTTTACCATCTGAAGAAGTACCTCCATTTGAAAGCAGAATGAGGCCTCTTAGTGATGTTATAGATGTCGATTTAAACTTACCAGGATGTCCACCAAGGTCTGACATTGTTGCACAAGCAGTAATGTCTTTACTTAAAGGAGAACCACTGGAATTACCAACAACAAACCTCTGTGAAGTTTGTCCAAGAGAAAAACCGCCTGAAGGGCTGGCAATGGAAGAAATTAAAAGGCAGTTCGAACTTGGAAAACCTGAAGAAGAAGTATGTTTAGTAACTCAAGGACTCGTCTGTATGGGACCTGCAACAGTTTCACTCTGTGGAGCAGAATGCCCAAGTATAGCTGTACCTTGTAGAGGTTGCTACGGACCAACTGGAAATGTAGTTGACCAGGGTGCAAAAATGATCAGTGCGATTGGGTCTGACTTCGGTGTTGAATCTGATAAAACTATCGATCCAGAAACAGTTGCAGATCAGCTTGACGATGTAGTTGGAACTTTCTACACATTCACACTTCCAGCTTCATTAGTACCTATGAGAATGAGGAAACAGGAGGGTAAATAG
- a CDS encoding DUF2795 domain-containing protein, with translation MREVTSEDVITSLKGVSYPATKKEMVEQAKKNNASDDVIHKIENLPMEKFRTTADIASLFEDKSRRR, from the coding sequence ATGCGTGAAGTGACTTCAGAAGATGTAATAACTTCTTTAAAAGGAGTATCTTATCCAGCAACTAAAAAAGAAATGGTTGAACAAGCTAAGAAGAATAACGCTTCTGATGATGTTATCCATAAAATAGAAAATCTTCCAATGGAAAAATTTAGAACAACCGCGGATATTGCTTCCCTTTTTGAGGACAAATCACGGAGACGTTGA
- a CDS encoding zinc metalloprotease HtpX gives MFENIKTLLLLGALTGLLIGIGYFIGSLFGVGLFGASAFFLLAMIMNFSSYFFSDKIVLKMYGAREVSEHEAPELHSIVSELAQNAGIPKPKVAIVESATPNAFATGRSPKKAVVAVTTGILNLLSRDELEGVIAHELGHVKNRDILISAVAATVGGAIVLIANYAGMFAFLGGGEDGEDLLGLIAMSILAPVAATIVQLAVSRTREYKADESGAKISGKPWALADALRKLQMGTSSRPMRDANPATAHIFIVNPFGGKTKTLMNLFSTHPPINERIKRLEEVKAF, from the coding sequence ATGTTTGAAAACATTAAAACATTACTCTTATTAGGTGCATTAACCGGCTTATTAATAGGCATAGGTTATTTCATAGGATCATTATTTGGAGTAGGACTTTTTGGAGCGTCAGCTTTCTTCTTACTTGCAATGATCATGAACTTCAGTTCATATTTCTTTTCAGATAAAATTGTGCTTAAGATGTACGGTGCAAGGGAAGTATCAGAACATGAAGCTCCAGAACTCCATTCAATTGTATCAGAACTTGCGCAGAACGCAGGAATTCCAAAACCAAAAGTTGCAATAGTTGAAAGTGCGACTCCGAACGCTTTTGCTACTGGCAGAAGCCCTAAAAAAGCAGTTGTAGCCGTAACTACAGGCATACTGAATTTGCTAAGTAGAGACGAACTTGAAGGAGTTATAGCTCACGAACTTGGACACGTTAAAAACAGGGACATATTGATAAGTGCAGTAGCTGCCACAGTGGGAGGAGCTATAGTCCTGATTGCAAATTATGCAGGAATGTTTGCATTTCTTGGTGGTGGAGAAGATGGAGAAGATTTATTAGGATTAATTGCAATGTCCATACTTGCTCCAGTAGCTGCCACAATTGTTCAACTTGCAGTAAGCAGAACTAGAGAATACAAAGCTGATGAAAGCGGTGCAAAGATATCTGGAAAACCATGGGCACTTGCAGATGCACTTAGAAAACTTCAAATGGGAACCAGTTCAAGACCAATGAGGGACGCAAATCCAGCTACAGCCCATATATTCATAGTAAATCCGTTTGGAGGAAAAACAAAAACTTTAATGAATTTATTTTCAACTCACCCTCCAATAAATGAGAGAATAAAAAGGTTAGAAGAAGTAAAAGCCTTTTGA
- the fae gene encoding formaldehyde-activating enzyme, with amino-acid sequence MYLIGEARFGEKVEVAHIDLLIGDKEGPVGQAFAGALANQMDKHTPLFAIIAPNLTTKPVTLISPKVSLRRKGDVLRIFGPAQKGVAMAVAECVEEEIIPEDTVEDICIVCSVFIHPGAEDNDKIYRNNYEAAKLAIRRAFTKEPSIDEILSERNSVVHPLYKG; translated from the coding sequence ATGTATTTAATTGGAGAAGCACGGTTTGGAGAAAAAGTAGAAGTTGCACATATAGATCTCTTAATAGGTGATAAAGAAGGCCCCGTTGGGCAAGCATTTGCGGGTGCTCTTGCAAATCAAATGGACAAGCATACTCCTCTTTTTGCCATTATAGCCCCTAATCTTACAACAAAACCAGTGACACTGATATCACCTAAAGTTTCACTTAGAAGAAAGGGTGATGTTTTAAGGATATTCGGACCTGCACAAAAAGGTGTGGCAATGGCTGTTGCAGAATGTGTGGAAGAAGAAATCATTCCTGAAGATACAGTGGAAGATATTTGCATAGTCTGCAGTGTCTTTATACATCCTGGTGCTGAAGACAATGATAAAATATACAGGAATAATTATGAAGCTGCAAAATTAGCCATAAGAAGAGCATTTACCAAGGAGCCTTCAATTGATGAAATTTTAAGCGAAAGAAACTCTGTTGTTCATCCTCTTTATAAAGGATAA
- a CDS encoding hydrogenase iron-sulfur subunit has product MAEDDIKIVMFCCNWCSYGGADTAGTARMQYPPNIRVIRVMCSGRIEPQFVLKAFREGADGVIIAGCHHGDCHYDAGNYKLDRRMRLIYKLVDDLGIGKERVYHDWISASEGEKFAETVKMMVARVKNLGPSPLKAQLAEVEEAEA; this is encoded by the coding sequence ATGGCTGAGGATGATATAAAAATCGTTATGTTTTGTTGTAACTGGTGTTCCTACGGTGGAGCAGACACAGCAGGTACCGCAAGGATGCAATATCCTCCGAACATACGTGTAATTAGAGTGATGTGTTCAGGACGTATAGAACCACAATTTGTTCTTAAAGCATTCAGAGAAGGTGCAGATGGTGTTATAATTGCAGGATGTCACCACGGTGACTGCCACTATGACGCAGGAAACTACAAATTAGATAGAAGAATGAGATTAATTTACAAATTAGTAGATGATCTAGGAATTGGAAAAGAAAGAGTATACCACGACTGGATCTCCGCATCAGAAGGAGAAAAATTCGCAGAAACAGTTAAAATGATGGTAGCTCGTGTCAAGAATCTCGGACCATCACCGCTTAAAGCACAATTAGCAGAAGTTGAAGAAGCGGAGGCATAA
- a CDS encoding NTP transferase domain-containing protein, whose protein sequence is MVTALIMAGGKGTRMKLDVEKPLVEVNGKPLVQYVVDALKNTDKISNILVATSKNTPRTESFLKEQGMDTIETPGDGYVQDLGFIISNFELDDILLTITADLPLVNSDIISHVLEEYEKSDKPAMSVLVPIHVFEEYGIKPTMRFENLIPSGLNVLRSINKAQDEKVLIIERIELALNINTYEDIKLLKNLLGDQDE, encoded by the coding sequence ATGGTAACTGCTTTAATAATGGCTGGGGGAAAAGGAACAAGGATGAAACTTGATGTGGAAAAACCACTTGTTGAGGTAAATGGAAAGCCATTGGTTCAGTATGTAGTTGATGCACTTAAAAATACAGATAAAATCAGCAATATATTAGTTGCGACAAGTAAAAACACTCCCAGAACTGAATCTTTTTTAAAGGAACAGGGTATGGATACAATTGAAACTCCTGGAGACGGCTATGTGCAGGATCTTGGGTTTATTATTTCAAACTTTGAGTTAGATGATATTTTACTCACTATTACTGCAGACCTGCCCCTTGTAAATAGTGATATAATTAGCCATGTTCTTGAGGAATATGAAAAATCTGATAAGCCAGCTATGAGTGTTTTAGTTCCCATTCATGTATTTGAGGAATATGGTATCAAACCCACCATGAGATTTGAGAATTTAATACCATCTGGATTAAATGTATTAAGAAGTATTAATAAGGCACAAGATGAGAAAGTTTTAATTATAGAAAGGATAGAACTAGCCTTAAACATTAATACATATGAAGACATAAAACTTCTTAAGAATCTATTGGGTGATCAGGATGAATGA
- a CDS encoding PRC-barrel domain-containing protein, producing the protein MNEERKLIKGEEKIWSEIKGYQVATNNARILGELDELIINGKTGKITDVVIKVEKGRNINVKGAKKKGDHLLVPFGKVEKVGEFIIISEA; encoded by the coding sequence ATGAATGAAGAGAGGAAACTTATTAAGGGAGAAGAAAAGATCTGGAGCGAAATTAAAGGATATCAGGTTGCAACCAATAATGCACGTATATTGGGTGAACTGGACGAGCTTATAATAAACGGTAAGACCGGAAAAATAACTGATGTCGTCATAAAAGTTGAAAAAGGCCGAAACATAAACGTTAAAGGTGCAAAGAAAAAAGGAGATCACCTTTTAGTTCCATTTGGAAAAGTTGAAAAAGTGGGCGAGTTTATAATTATTTCAGAAGCCTAA
- a CDS encoding winged helix-turn-helix transcriptional regulator, translating to MCKESNCEKEAFCLCPIRGIVDVVSKKWVMCVLTSLREDPLRYNQIKKNIGEISPKTLSNTLKTLEHEGLIERNVYGETPPRVEYSLTESGKELQIALIPLVEWVRRRENHDEPHTGHKSHKKNQIKNST from the coding sequence ATGTGCAAGGAAAGTAATTGTGAAAAAGAGGCTTTTTGCCTTTGTCCCATTCGAGGCATAGTGGATGTGGTAAGTAAAAAATGGGTGATGTGCGTGCTGACATCACTTAGAGAGGATCCACTACGATACAATCAGATTAAAAAAAATATAGGGGAAATATCTCCAAAAACTCTTTCAAATACATTAAAAACATTGGAACATGAAGGATTAATAGAAAGAAATGTTTACGGCGAAACACCTCCCAGGGTGGAATATTCTCTCACAGAATCAGGAAAAGAATTACAAATAGCATTGATACCTCTAGTTGAATGGGTTAGACGCAGGGAAAATCATGATGAACCACATACAGGCCACAAATCCCATAAAAAAAATCAAATTAAAAACAGCACATAA